The Tumebacillus amylolyticus genome window below encodes:
- a CDS encoding CGNR zinc finger domain-containing protein — MFSYHGGTLWLDFVNTQFLEAGEVRDGLADLKDLHTWIQGAGVGELVLDEDAFSKLKVLRAQLRHIAEEGGLSDGHLAWLNDQLAALPGTWTYRDGLAEFLPYGCYLEKMSWLLLRSLLDFLTVGQVARLKKCGNHLCIQYYYDTSKNNTRRWCRMEVCGNREKARRHHHRHKSSASQEDSTP, encoded by the coding sequence ATGTTTTCCTATCATGGCGGAACATTATGGCTGGACTTCGTGAACACGCAATTTTTGGAGGCGGGAGAAGTCCGCGACGGGCTCGCCGACCTGAAGGACCTACATACTTGGATACAGGGGGCGGGAGTGGGAGAGCTCGTCCTCGACGAGGACGCTTTTTCCAAACTCAAGGTCCTGCGCGCGCAATTGCGTCACATCGCGGAGGAGGGAGGCTTGTCCGACGGGCATCTCGCGTGGTTGAACGACCAACTCGCCGCGTTGCCCGGTACTTGGACGTACCGAGACGGCCTTGCAGAGTTCCTCCCATATGGATGCTATTTGGAAAAAATGAGCTGGCTGTTGCTGCGCTCCTTGCTTGATTTTCTCACCGTGGGGCAGGTTGCTCGGTTGAAAAAATGCGGCAACCACCTCTGCATCCAATATTATTATGACACATCCAAAAACAACACGCGCCGCTGGTGCCGGATGGAGGTCTGCGGAAATCGGGAGAAAGCCCGCCGCCATCACCATCGACACAAAAGCAGCGCTTCGCAGGAGGATTCGACACCATGA
- a CDS encoding protease complex subunit PrcB family protein, producing the protein MATTNEKVTRIEFMEELNQIGLSPNVTGAPADTLSRAEAAVFLAEALPPLNTGFAGGQPAPFRDLNSLTTGQQQAVSTLYSLGIVLGDGNGLFHGNQDLTRDELGMIVERTQARLQAAGASTSTTNPTKPTGIIRPTSPSTEPASSYQVITDLSALPQDVQNTALAVQGTSGAVSLDSGDSTYLLISAGERNTGGYAVTVDSVNETDTRIEVTVGLTTPAAGTMSLQAITYPQTVVEFAQTVKPIVVLNQEVLSA; encoded by the coding sequence ATGGCAACGACCAACGAAAAGGTAACACGTATCGAGTTCATGGAAGAACTGAACCAGATCGGATTGTCGCCGAACGTAACGGGCGCACCGGCGGACACTTTATCCCGGGCCGAGGCAGCTGTCTTCCTCGCTGAAGCACTCCCGCCGCTGAACACCGGTTTTGCCGGGGGTCAGCCCGCGCCATTTCGTGACTTGAACTCCCTGACGACCGGGCAACAACAGGCGGTCTCGACCTTGTACAGTCTGGGAATTGTGCTCGGGGACGGGAATGGATTGTTCCACGGCAACCAAGATTTGACCCGCGATGAGCTGGGAATGATCGTCGAGCGGACGCAAGCGCGTTTGCAAGCTGCCGGGGCTTCTACTTCCACAACGAACCCGACGAAACCGACCGGTATCATCCGCCCGACGTCTCCGTCGACGGAACCCGCAAGTTCGTATCAAGTAATCACCGATCTCTCTGCTCTACCGCAAGACGTGCAGAACACGGCGCTTGCGGTCCAAGGAACTTCGGGCGCTGTCTCACTCGACAGCGGAGACTCCACCTACCTCTTGATTTCAGCCGGTGAGCGCAACACGGGCGGTTATGCCGTCACCGTGGACAGCGTCAACGAGACGGATACACGAATTGAAGTGACGGTCGGCCTGACAACTCCGGCTGCCGGCACGATGTCTCTCCAAGCGATCACCTACCCGCAAACGGTCGTGGAGTTCGCACAGACGGTGAAGCCCATCGTGGTGCTAAACCAAGAAGTGCTCTCCGCGTAA
- a CDS encoding VOC family protein, with product MTNMTMGVHHVGLSVRSLAESQSFFTEVLGFEVAGGQEGKSAFLTDGTTMITLWQTAEQEATLRTAGLHHLAFRVPNLETLQELENRLRERKVPIQYDGLGEYGRLAGIFFYDPSGIRLEAAFEHGGETGGLPTIGGCGGHA from the coding sequence ATGACGAACATGACGATGGGCGTTCACCATGTAGGCTTGTCTGTACGGAGTTTGGCGGAGTCGCAGTCTTTTTTCACCGAGGTGCTCGGGTTTGAAGTCGCGGGCGGGCAGGAGGGCAAGTCGGCGTTTCTCACCGATGGCACGACGATGATCACGCTCTGGCAAACGGCGGAGCAGGAAGCAACGCTCCGCACGGCCGGTCTGCACCATCTGGCGTTTCGCGTGCCGAACTTGGAAACGCTGCAGGAGTTGGAAAACCGTCTGCGCGAGCGCAAAGTGCCGATTCAATACGACGGACTTGGGGAGTACGGACGTCTGGCCGGGATCTTTTTCTACGACCCGAGCGGGATTCGGTTGGAAGCTGCGTTTGAGCACGGGGGAGAGACGGGCGGACTGCCGACCATCGGAGGCTGCGGGGGGCACGCGTGA
- a CDS encoding pyridoxamine 5'-phosphate oxidase family protein has protein sequence MAQILSGEAQLRRQFGTEEQAAKLTERLVSSQVSMLFRMYIEASEFFFLATSNSAGECDCSFRGGGPGTVRVLDPQTLVFPDYPGNGLYQSLGNLLENPHIGMLFIDFEKGQRLRVNGVARISTDARDLELFPGALSVVYVTVRDVYTNCSKRIPKLIKAN, from the coding sequence GTGGCGCAGATACTTTCGGGTGAAGCACAACTTCGGCGGCAGTTTGGTACGGAGGAGCAGGCAGCGAAGTTGACGGAGCGGTTGGTGAGTTCGCAAGTGTCGATGCTGTTTCGGATGTACATCGAAGCCAGCGAGTTTTTCTTTTTGGCGACGTCGAATTCAGCGGGGGAGTGTGACTGTTCATTTCGCGGAGGCGGGCCGGGGACGGTGCGCGTGTTGGACCCGCAGACGTTGGTGTTCCCGGACTATCCGGGCAACGGGCTTTACCAAAGTCTCGGCAATCTCCTCGAAAACCCGCACATCGGCATGCTGTTCATCGATTTTGAAAAAGGCCAACGCCTGCGCGTGAACGGCGTGGCCCGAATTTCCACAGATGCACGAGACCTCGAACTGTTTCCCGGCGCACTCTCAGTTGTCTACGTGACGGTGCGCGACGTGTACACGAACTGCTCGAAACGAATTCCGAAATTGATCAAAGCGAACTAA
- a CDS encoding WD40/YVTN/BNR-like repeat-containing protein, whose amino-acid sequence MKTKFSRLAVLATVLSVTLIGCGQKTSSTPADSMNVDTSPAATSPTTNPAPANPTPSVPDQPATSVPKPADTAHHSYSVTALDFANSNWGWVGGKGFILNTTNGGHDWNVQYDGPYEIDAFSFLNANTGWALGHDGDGEVGGVVLQTKDGGLHWNEISHPAHVRNLHFVSETTGFGSDMITQDGGKTWTPVKAPDSLMGNPAFSDANHGWAVTAEGNSFQIQHTADGGQTWTKLFSRPTQEPPVTASVQTTSPVDAWVMIVGSSGMTQTSFSIFHTSDGGANWQPVIAQSTAGGGTAPGYDTPNTGPKGPASKPGYLEVVNSQVAMLSGFCGACGEGTISTGWTVNNGKTWTNSTQQIPGSGGQLSFVNANQGWLITSPYDKPSVLYNTQTSGQTWTQEFVFGPK is encoded by the coding sequence ATGAAAACAAAATTTTCCCGCTTGGCGGTGCTGGCGACGGTACTCTCCGTCACCCTCATCGGATGCGGGCAAAAAACGTCGTCGACGCCTGCAGATTCGATGAACGTAGACACGTCCCCTGCCGCAACGAGTCCTACGACGAACCCCGCTCCTGCCAACCCGACTCCCTCCGTTCCCGATCAACCGGCCACGTCCGTTCCGAAACCCGCTGACACGGCACATCATTCCTATTCGGTGACCGCTCTGGACTTTGCCAATTCGAATTGGGGCTGGGTCGGCGGCAAGGGCTTTATCCTGAACACCACCAACGGCGGGCATGATTGGAATGTCCAATACGACGGCCCTTATGAAATCGACGCCTTCTCGTTTCTCAACGCCAACACAGGCTGGGCGCTTGGTCATGACGGCGATGGCGAAGTCGGGGGTGTCGTCCTGCAAACCAAGGACGGCGGCTTGCATTGGAACGAAATTTCCCACCCCGCCCACGTTCGCAACCTGCATTTCGTCTCCGAGACCACAGGTTTTGGCAGCGATATGATCACCCAAGACGGCGGCAAAACGTGGACACCTGTGAAGGCACCCGACTCCCTCATGGGCAATCCCGCATTTTCCGACGCCAACCACGGCTGGGCTGTCACCGCAGAGGGCAATTCCTTTCAGATTCAACACACCGCAGACGGAGGTCAGACGTGGACGAAGCTGTTCTCCCGTCCGACGCAAGAACCTCCCGTCACCGCTTCGGTGCAAACGACGAGCCCTGTCGACGCGTGGGTTATGATCGTCGGTTCATCCGGCATGACGCAGACTTCCTTTTCGATTTTTCACACATCGGACGGCGGTGCGAATTGGCAACCTGTGATCGCGCAATCCACAGCGGGCGGCGGAACTGCTCCCGGCTATGACACACCGAACACCGGTCCGAAAGGCCCGGCCTCCAAGCCCGGCTACCTCGAAGTCGTAAACTCCCAAGTCGCCATGCTCTCCGGATTCTGCGGGGCTTGTGGTGAAGGCACGATCTCGACAGGCTGGACCGTCAACAACGGCAAGACGTGGACCAATTCCACACAACAGATTCCGGGCTCCGGCGGTCAGCTCTCCTTTGTCAACGCAAACCAAGGCTGGCTGATCACCTCCCCCTATGACAAACCCTCCGTCCTCTACAACACCCAGACCAGCGGACAGACGTGGACGCAGGAATTCGTGTTTGGTCCCAAGTAA
- a CDS encoding peptidylprolyl isomerase: MTALLSTALVATLLAGCSRDDSSAAPTTPAPTKDSTTTTPAKDTTSTDTKSKNNKYSKAPDMTIDKAKKYTATVKTNKGDIKINLFADKAPMTVNNFVFLAKDHFYDGIKFHRIIQSFMIQTGDPLGTGTGGPGYQFKDELPPAKPYAAGIVAMANAGPDTNGSQFFIGSGDDVASLNRQPNYTVFGEVDPASMSVVKTIAATPVGASGMGENSKPQEDIVINSVDISEQ; this comes from the coding sequence ATGACCGCATTGCTTAGCACCGCTCTCGTTGCAACCCTGCTTGCAGGTTGCTCCCGCGACGATTCGTCGGCTGCACCGACGACTCCCGCGCCGACCAAGGACAGTACCACCACGACCCCGGCGAAGGACACCACCTCGACCGACACCAAGAGCAAAAACAACAAGTATTCCAAAGCTCCGGACATGACGATCGACAAAGCCAAGAAGTACACGGCGACCGTCAAAACCAACAAGGGCGATATCAAAATCAACCTCTTCGCAGACAAAGCCCCGATGACCGTCAACAATTTCGTGTTCCTCGCGAAGGATCACTTCTACGACGGGATCAAGTTCCACCGCATCATCCAGTCCTTCATGATCCAGACGGGCGATCCGCTCGGTACGGGCACAGGCGGTCCGGGCTATCAATTCAAGGACGAGCTCCCGCCGGCGAAGCCGTATGCGGCCGGCATCGTGGCGATGGCAAACGCAGGTCCCGACACCAACGGCAGTCAGTTTTTCATCGGCAGTGGCGATGATGTGGCGAGCTTGAACCGCCAGCCGAACTACACGGTGTTTGGCGAAGTCGATCCGGCAAGCATGAGCGTTGTGAAAACGATCGCTGCGACTCCGGTCGGCGCTTCCGGAATGGGTGAGAATTCAAAACCGCAGGAAGACATCGTGATCAACTCTGTCGATATCTCGGAGCAGTAA
- a CDS encoding spore germination protein GerPB, with product MRVTQTISIGSLRINSMSNSSILQVGTTGAIKAHSEDIKEYVTPAEAEQKLETKVTKELKPIFKKENLPLESVTAGNEPPPTTTSTTAKSGTSTPTGGATTGSSTSAGSAPGAGTTSAAGSSVKEGTSSSTGSSAGTGTTSSAGSATGAGTSSSTGSTAGTGTISSAGSSAEAGTSSSTGSSAEAGTSSSTGSSAGAGTSSSIGSSVGTGTTSPEEFSTGTWTISSEESSTGTGTVGPAGTSADTSGHLEHESSVSSLPHQKGESSSSTSGGTYQGKGLVDQYGNPVDGNGHEYTYNVWYYLR from the coding sequence ATGCGCGTCACGCAGACGATCTCCATCGGGTCGCTCCGAATCAACTCCATGTCCAACTCCTCGATTCTCCAAGTCGGAACCACAGGCGCGATAAAAGCGCACTCCGAAGATATCAAAGAATACGTCACCCCGGCTGAAGCTGAACAAAAACTAGAAACCAAAGTCACCAAAGAACTCAAACCCATCTTCAAAAAAGAAAATCTCCCCCTCGAAAGCGTCACAGCCGGCAACGAACCTCCCCCCACAACAACATCCACCACCGCCAAATCGGGAACCTCAACCCCCACCGGAGGAGCCACCACAGGAAGCTCGACTTCCGCAGGGTCTGCTCCAGGAGCAGGAACCACAAGTGCGGCAGGGTCTTCCGTTAAAGAGGGAACCTCAAGTTCCACAGGGTCTTCTGCAGGAACGGGAACAACAAGTTCTGCAGGGTCTGCTACAGGAGCGGGAACCTCTAGTTCAACTGGGTCTACCGCTGGAACGGGAACAATCAGTTCAGCAGGGTCTTCCGCTGAAGCAGGAACCTCAAGTTCCACAGGGTCTTCCGCTGAAGCAGGAACCTCAAGTTCCACAGGGTCTTCCGCTGGTGCAGGAACCTCAAGTTCCATAGGGTCTTCCGTTGGAACGGGGACAACAAGTCCTGAAGAGTTTTCTACAGGAACGTGGACAATAAGTTCTGAAGAGTCTTCCACAGGAACGGGAACTGTGGGTCCCGCAGGGACTAGTGCAGATACGAGTGGGCATCTTGAACATGAGAGTTCTGTGAGCAGCCTCCCTCACCAAAAAGGCGAAAGTTCTTCCAGTACCAGCGGTGGCACGTATCAGGGTAAGGGGCTTGTGGATCAATATGGGAATCCTGTTGACGGAAACGGACATGAGTATACGTATAACGTTTGGTACTATCTCCGCTAA
- a CDS encoding spore germination protein produces the protein MPAILGTLKVINISSGGVLHIGDCGVIAPKTTAKTYSGSGSFNTGDFPQTYNVVSSTNTNDNDLIDDNILTGV, from the coding sequence GTGCCCGCTATTTTGGGAACGTTGAAAGTCATAAACATCTCGTCGGGGGGAGTTTTGCACATCGGGGATTGCGGCGTGATTGCGCCGAAGACGACTGCCAAAACCTACTCGGGTTCCGGCTCGTTCAACACGGGTGATTTCCCGCAAACCTACAACGTCGTCAGTTCGACGAACACGAACGACAACGATCTGATTGACGATAACATTTTGACTGGAGTCTAA
- a CDS encoding spore germination protein has translation MPSIIGGPLKIVSNSGELVFGDTGFIAPKSASKSYAGSGGGLTGDFGVSITGVSSTNTVDIDGIDNNTVAGV, from the coding sequence ATGCCTTCCATTATCGGAGGCCCGCTCAAGATCGTCAGCAACTCCGGCGAGTTGGTGTTTGGCGACACAGGATTCATTGCCCCGAAATCGGCCAGCAAATCCTACGCCGGTTCCGGCGGCGGTCTCACGGGCGACTTCGGCGTCTCGATCACCGGCGTCAGCAGCACCAACACCGTCGACATCGACGGTATTGACAACAACACGGTCGCCGGGGTTTAA
- a CDS encoding electron transfer flavoprotein subunit alpha/FixB family protein, producing MSRNVLVLADLRNGGLRNVTFEALSAAKKIADGGSVYAAVLAGNGAAAHADALAQYGAEKVFVVENAALENYVPDAYAKALESVINESKANVVFLAHSAIGRDLAPKLAARFGAGAVSDIIGVELEGGNLTFTRPIYAGKAFTKNVVAGDLVFATVRPNNLEKSEPEAGITAEVVTLSVDLPADSLRTFIKEVVKKSTGGVDLSEAKIIVSGGRGVKSADGFKPLQELADLLGAAVGASRGACDAEYCDYALQIGQTGKVVTPDLYIACGISGAIQHLAGMSNSKVIVAINKDPEAPIFKVADYGIVGDLFDIVPLLTEELKKALA from the coding sequence ATGAGCAGAAACGTTCTCGTACTGGCTGACCTCCGCAACGGCGGTCTGCGCAATGTAACTTTTGAAGCCCTGTCCGCAGCAAAGAAAATTGCAGACGGCGGCTCTGTATATGCAGCGGTCCTCGCTGGCAACGGTGCAGCGGCACACGCAGACGCACTCGCACAATATGGTGCGGAGAAAGTCTTCGTCGTCGAAAACGCAGCACTTGAAAACTACGTACCGGATGCCTATGCAAAAGCTCTGGAATCCGTCATCAACGAATCGAAAGCAAACGTCGTGTTCCTCGCGCACTCCGCAATCGGCCGCGACTTGGCTCCGAAATTGGCGGCACGCTTTGGCGCCGGCGCTGTTTCCGACATCATCGGCGTGGAACTTGAAGGCGGCAACTTGACCTTCACCCGTCCGATCTACGCGGGCAAAGCGTTCACCAAGAACGTCGTTGCAGGCGACCTCGTCTTCGCAACTGTCCGTCCGAACAACTTGGAGAAATCCGAGCCGGAAGCGGGCATTACCGCTGAAGTCGTCACCCTCTCCGTCGATCTCCCGGCTGACTCCCTGCGCACCTTCATCAAAGAAGTTGTGAAAAAGTCTACCGGCGGCGTTGACCTGTCCGAAGCGAAGATCATCGTCTCCGGCGGCCGCGGCGTGAAATCGGCAGACGGTTTCAAACCGCTGCAAGAACTGGCAGACCTGCTGGGTGCAGCTGTCGGTGCTTCCCGTGGTGCTTGCGACGCAGAATACTGCGACTACGCGCTGCAAATCGGGCAAACCGGCAAAGTTGTAACCCCGGACCTCTACATCGCATGCGGCATCTCCGGCGCGATCCAACACTTGGCAGGGATGTCCAACTCCAAGGTTATCGTTGCGATCAACAAAGACCCGGAAGCTCCGATCTTCAAAGTGGCAGATTACGGCATCGTCGGCGACTTGTTCGACATCGTTCCGTTGCTCACCGAAGAACTGAAAAAAGCTCTCGCGTAA
- a CDS encoding electron transfer flavoprotein subunit beta/FixA family protein, which yields MNIFVALKQTFDTEEKIVVENGSVKEDGVRFVLNPYDEYAVEEAIKLRDELGGQVTVVTVGPERAQEALRTALAMGADEAVHITDEALFGDEYKVSNVLASYFNGKEFDIILTGNQAVDSGSGQTAVRLAELLNIAHVSTITKLEINGTDVVAHRDAEGDLEVVGAKLPLLVTCQQGLNDPRYPSLIGIRKANKKPLDTPSAGDLGVDAAISSKSSVQETFLPAAKAAGRIIEGDNAQRVTELVNLLKNEAKVL from the coding sequence ATGAATATTTTCGTAGCTCTCAAACAAACGTTTGATACCGAAGAGAAGATCGTCGTTGAAAACGGTTCCGTCAAGGAAGACGGCGTTCGTTTTGTCCTGAACCCGTATGACGAATACGCGGTGGAAGAAGCGATCAAACTGCGCGACGAACTCGGCGGCCAAGTCACCGTCGTCACCGTCGGCCCGGAGCGCGCACAGGAAGCTCTGCGCACCGCACTGGCAATGGGCGCTGACGAAGCGGTTCACATCACCGACGAAGCGCTGTTCGGCGATGAGTACAAAGTTTCCAACGTCCTCGCTTCGTACTTCAACGGCAAGGAATTCGATATCATCCTCACCGGCAACCAAGCGGTTGACTCCGGCTCCGGTCAAACGGCTGTCCGTCTGGCGGAACTGCTGAACATCGCGCACGTTTCCACGATCACCAAATTGGAGATCAACGGCACCGACGTCGTGGCACATCGCGACGCAGAGGGCGACCTCGAAGTCGTCGGCGCGAAACTGCCGCTGCTCGTCACCTGCCAACAAGGTCTGAACGATCCGCGTTACCCGTCTCTCATCGGGATTCGCAAAGCGAACAAAAAACCGCTCGACACCCCGTCTGCAGGCGACCTCGGCGTAGACGCAGCGATCTCTTCCAAATCCTCTGTGCAGGAAACCTTTCTGCCGGCGGCAAAAGCAGCGGGTCGCATCATCGAAGGCGACAACGCACAGCGCGTGACGGAACTCGTCAACCTGCTGAAAAACGAAGCCAAAGTCCTGTAA
- a CDS encoding TetR/AcrR family transcriptional regulator, with amino-acid sequence MRTIAQKKNNEKYEAILNAAVKVIGQAGYHNAPISKIAREAGVADGTVYLYFKNKEDILISILRETIGTIVDRLGEELQGLEDPVACLKRLVTVYFETLGTNPDLAMFTQVHLRQSNAEMRKQIGDIIKPYYTIIDEVIAKGIEAGVFTERLDARITRRMIFGTMDETITAWILTGAKYDLLSLIPQVCELMIGGLAGQIHSHK; translated from the coding sequence GTGAGAACGATCGCACAGAAAAAAAATAATGAAAAGTACGAAGCGATCTTGAACGCCGCCGTCAAGGTGATCGGTCAAGCCGGTTACCACAACGCCCCGATCTCCAAGATCGCGCGGGAAGCCGGGGTCGCTGACGGAACTGTCTATCTCTACTTTAAGAATAAGGAAGACATCCTCATCTCGATTCTCCGCGAGACCATCGGCACCATCGTCGACCGTCTCGGTGAGGAGTTGCAGGGGTTGGAGGACCCGGTTGCGTGTTTGAAGCGATTGGTCACCGTCTACTTTGAGACGCTCGGGACCAATCCGGACCTCGCGATGTTCACGCAGGTGCATCTGCGCCAGTCGAATGCCGAGATGCGCAAGCAGATCGGCGACATCATCAAACCCTATTACACGATCATCGACGAGGTGATCGCCAAGGGGATTGAAGCCGGAGTTTTCACAGAAAGACTCGATGCACGCATCACACGGCGCATGATCTTTGGTACAATGGATGAGACGATTACCGCCTGGATTTTGACAGGTGCGAAATACGATCTCCTGTCCTTGATTCCGCAGGTATGCGAGCTGATGATCGGCGGCCTCGCCGGTCAGATTCATTCGCACAAGTAA
- a CDS encoding LLM class flavin-dependent oxidoreductase yields the protein MGKKLQDIKLSVLDLSPVIKGGTPADSLRNSLDLAQHAEKWGYHRFWLAEHHNMTGIASSATSVVIGYIAGGTSTIRVGSGGIMLPNHAPLQIAEQFGTLESLYPGRIDLGLGRAPGSDQAAARALRRGLKSNGDDFPELVEELRSFLKPPVDPERMPVRAVPGEGLDIPIYLLGSSDFGAMLAALLGLPYAFASHFSPEFTLSALEIYRKNFRPSDVLDKPYAMVGVNVCAADTAEEAQFLATSMQQQFLYLLRGRPGQLQPPIESIDLIATEYEKVALQQRIGSSIVGSKQVVEQKLQKFLDDTQADEMIVNGQIFDHNARLRSYEIVSEFIGRS from the coding sequence ATGGGAAAAAAACTTCAAGATATCAAACTGTCCGTTCTGGATCTTTCCCCGGTGATCAAAGGGGGGACACCCGCCGACTCGCTGCGAAACAGCTTGGATTTGGCTCAACACGCAGAGAAGTGGGGCTACCATCGGTTCTGGTTGGCTGAACACCACAACATGACCGGAATCGCGTCTTCGGCGACCTCCGTCGTGATCGGATATATTGCGGGCGGCACGTCGACGATTCGTGTCGGTTCGGGCGGCATCATGTTGCCAAACCATGCACCGCTGCAAATCGCGGAGCAGTTCGGGACGCTGGAATCGCTGTACCCCGGACGTATCGACCTCGGATTGGGTCGCGCACCGGGTTCCGACCAAGCGGCGGCTCGTGCGTTGCGCCGCGGTTTGAAAAGCAACGGCGACGACTTCCCGGAGCTGGTCGAAGAATTGCGCTCGTTCTTGAAACCGCCGGTCGATCCGGAGAGAATGCCGGTGCGGGCCGTTCCGGGCGAAGGCTTGGACATCCCGATCTACCTGCTGGGGTCCAGCGACTTCGGAGCGATGCTTGCGGCACTGCTTGGCTTGCCGTACGCATTCGCCAGCCACTTCTCGCCGGAGTTCACGCTGTCAGCGTTGGAAATCTACCGCAAGAATTTCCGACCGTCCGACGTGTTGGACAAACCGTACGCGATGGTCGGCGTCAACGTCTGTGCCGCTGACACCGCTGAGGAAGCGCAATTCTTGGCAACTTCGATGCAACAGCAGTTCCTCTACCTCCTGCGCGGCCGTCCGGGCCAATTGCAGCCTCCGATTGAGAGCATCGACCTCATCGCGACCGAATATGAAAAAGTCGCCCTGCAACAACGCATCGGCTCCTCCATCGTCGGCAGCAAGCAAGTCGTCGAACAAAAACTGCAAAAGTTCCTCGACGACACCCAAGCGGACGAAATGATCGTCAACGGGCAGATTTTTGACCACAACGCTCGGTTGCGCTCGTACGAGATCGTGTCGGAGTTCATCGGTCGTTCCTGA
- a CDS encoding DUF6602 domain-containing protein: MSGQGTLGQLLTHYFEQTIQRRYAVTSGYVYAVDGSHMERSSDLILFNRLHTPKMRSGVVPLIPVETTGAVIQTVECLTENILIDEAQHLQQVRALPTECPVTMGLIVCAASELSLTEIRDLLVEQQRDVPLTERVSAVFVLGQGLVLYDDPMTQEARYFPLESSRMTALERGEDTLSFLMLYVCSYLNSIEFIPPNFLKLLSTQHIPAE; encoded by the coding sequence TTGTCCGGACAAGGCACTCTGGGACAACTCTTGACGCATTATTTTGAGCAGACGATCCAGCGTCGGTATGCCGTCACCAGCGGCTATGTCTATGCCGTGGACGGTTCGCACATGGAACGCAGCAGCGATTTGATTCTCTTCAACCGCCTGCATACGCCGAAGATGCGCAGCGGCGTCGTGCCGTTGATTCCCGTCGAGACGACCGGGGCGGTGATTCAAACGGTGGAATGCCTGACGGAGAACATCCTGATCGACGAGGCACAACATCTCCAACAAGTTCGTGCGTTGCCGACCGAGTGTCCGGTTACGATGGGTCTGATCGTCTGTGCCGCCAGTGAATTGTCGCTGACGGAGATCCGAGACCTGCTCGTGGAGCAACAACGCGATGTGCCGTTGACCGAACGGGTCAGCGCCGTATTTGTCTTGGGACAAGGTCTGGTGCTCTACGACGACCCGATGACGCAAGAAGCGCGGTACTTCCCGCTGGAGAGCTCTCGGATGACAGCGTTGGAGCGTGGGGAAGACACGTTGTCGTTCCTCATGCTGTATGTGTGCAGCTATTTGAATTCGATTGAATTCATCCCGCCGAACTTCCTCAAGCTCCTGTCAACTCAACACATCCCGGCGGAATAG